In Spirosoma aureum, a single genomic region encodes these proteins:
- a CDS encoding TolC family protein: protein MNRFALCGLLFFSLTVNAQTVVTTVQEALALARRNNPELINARQNRLAQAQQRSASQANLLPQARFFTNFDYNFALPVQLVPAEFLGGKPGEFRSLQFGLPYVLAAGAEVTVPVINRPARADLGIVEQNLRIADMQTLVLQDEISTQTARVYHATLLTRSAIALTRRNLLAADTLTQIARDRLDKGLIEPLEYNRIRSVQLTTADVLYQNELTYVRNLNQLKLILGLAPTDSLLLSQDLTIQSATTAVTASLLSPVERPQISLQQARIELSRLQFNRERLQRWPTLSAYGRFTEQAQRSQINFLNTNQPWYTIGVAGLQFNWPIFTGGLRTSNIIRARLQLKVAESELDYERKRQQTDHEDVRNTYNQAIRSLDLNRQNYELSNQNVEIALIKYRSGLFAYDQYLNVFNEALTAQNRYLNNLSNVFINQTILQIRSGQ, encoded by the coding sequence ATGAATCGGTTTGCTCTTTGTGGCCTGTTGTTTTTTTCGCTTACCGTAAACGCCCAAACGGTGGTTACGACGGTGCAGGAAGCCCTGGCACTGGCCCGACGCAATAATCCGGAACTGATAAATGCCCGGCAAAATCGGCTGGCTCAGGCTCAGCAACGATCAGCTTCGCAGGCGAATCTGCTCCCACAGGCTCGCTTTTTCACGAACTTCGACTACAATTTTGCCCTACCCGTTCAGCTGGTTCCGGCTGAATTTTTAGGGGGAAAACCGGGTGAATTTCGTTCACTGCAATTTGGATTGCCTTATGTGCTGGCTGCTGGTGCCGAAGTTACGGTTCCGGTTATAAATCGACCAGCTCGGGCCGATCTTGGCATTGTGGAACAAAACCTCCGCATCGCCGATATGCAAACATTGGTTTTGCAGGACGAGATTTCGACCCAAACCGCCCGCGTTTATCATGCCACGCTTCTGACCCGTTCGGCCATTGCGCTTACCCGTCGGAATCTACTGGCCGCCGACACGCTCACTCAAATTGCCCGCGATCGGCTTGACAAAGGGCTCATTGAACCACTGGAATATAACCGGATTCGGTCGGTACAACTGACCACGGCCGATGTACTCTACCAAAATGAGCTAACCTATGTCCGTAATCTGAATCAGCTCAAACTGATTCTGGGGCTGGCCCCAACCGATAGTCTGCTCTTGTCGCAGGATCTTACCATACAAAGCGCAACGACAGCCGTAACGGCCTCGTTACTTAGCCCCGTTGAACGCCCACAGATATCGCTCCAGCAGGCTCGTATCGAACTTTCCCGATTGCAATTCAACCGCGAACGGCTACAACGATGGCCCACTCTTTCGGCCTATGGTCGGTTTACCGAACAGGCCCAGCGCAGCCAGATCAATTTCCTGAATACAAACCAGCCGTGGTATACAATTGGCGTAGCAGGTCTGCAATTCAACTGGCCGATTTTTACGGGCGGGCTGCGTACCAGCAACATTATCCGCGCCCGGCTGCAACTAAAAGTAGCCGAGTCTGAACTGGACTATGAGCGAAAACGGCAGCAAACCGATCATGAAGATGTTCGGAATACGTATAATCAGGCTATTCGATCGCTGGACTTAAACCGCCAGAATTATGAACTCAGTAATCAGAATGTCGAGATTGCGTTGATCAAATATCGATCCGGCCTGTTTGCTTACGATCAGTATCTGAACGTTTTCAATGAAGCCCTGACGGCGCAAAATCGGTACCTGAATAATCTGTCGAACGTATTTATCAATCAGACGATTTTGCAAATCCGAAGTGGTCAGTAA
- a CDS encoding efflux RND transporter periplasmic adaptor subunit, with protein sequence MKTAFYLSAIVLLVAACHQGSDGLSPTYRELTEAVYASGNIYPRNEYIVTADATGVLQQRLVNEGDSIRRNQLLFVLESDTEDARQQAAANAYRQARANLGNNSPILAELEAQVRNARIRLNNDSINYNRFRDLYGKNATSRAELERAELNYTLSRNNLRAQVNTLQRSRDQIALDVANNRSQLVSSEVAGRNTRIRSFVNGKVYEVYKDPGEVVRPGEQLALVGSGNQIYAQLAVDESDFGRLRIGQEVVLKADVYPNKVFKARISKIFPKLNRTDQSFRADAEFVGERPASYYGLTVEANIIISQNPHVLTIPKSYVIGNDSVWIEQDGKKQKVKFQKGAENFDLVEVKSGLTATSKLISNE encoded by the coding sequence ATGAAAACCGCATTTTACCTATCCGCGATTGTGTTGCTCGTTGCCGCCTGTCATCAGGGTAGCGATGGCCTTTCGCCTACTTATCGCGAACTCACCGAAGCCGTTTATGCCTCGGGCAACATATATCCACGCAATGAGTATATCGTTACGGCCGATGCTACAGGCGTTTTACAGCAGCGATTGGTGAATGAAGGTGACTCCATTCGCCGGAATCAACTTCTATTTGTGCTGGAAAGCGACACCGAAGATGCCCGTCAGCAGGCAGCGGCCAACGCCTATCGGCAGGCACGTGCGAATTTGGGGAACAACTCCCCCATTCTGGCTGAACTCGAAGCGCAGGTTCGTAATGCCCGAATACGGCTCAATAACGACTCGATCAATTACAACCGCTTCCGCGATCTGTATGGCAAGAACGCAACGTCAAGGGCCGAACTGGAACGAGCCGAACTGAACTATACGCTGTCACGCAACAACCTGCGGGCTCAGGTCAACACCTTACAACGCAGCCGCGATCAGATTGCACTCGATGTTGCCAATAACCGCAGTCAATTGGTTAGTTCTGAAGTAGCCGGACGCAACACGCGCATTCGCAGTTTCGTGAATGGGAAAGTCTACGAAGTGTACAAAGATCCGGGTGAGGTTGTCCGGCCCGGCGAGCAGCTTGCCCTAGTGGGTAGCGGCAATCAGATATACGCGCAGTTGGCGGTCGACGAAAGCGATTTCGGTCGGCTCCGGATCGGTCAGGAGGTTGTACTGAAAGCTGACGTTTATCCCAATAAGGTTTTCAAGGCTCGTATTAGCAAGATTTTTCCGAAACTCAACCGCACCGACCAATCGTTCCGGGCTGATGCCGAATTTGTTGGCGAACGACCCGCGTCCTATTATGGACTGACCGTAGAAGCTAACATCATTATCAGCCAGAATCCGCACGTTCTGACGATCCCAAAATCCTATGTCATTGGCAATGATAGTGTCTGGATTGAGCAGGACGGCAAAAAACAGAAAGTAAAATTCCAGAAAGGAGCCGAAAACTTTGACCTCGTCGAAGTAAAAAGCGGCCTGACTGCGACCTCGAAACTAATTTCGAATGAGTAA
- a CDS encoding ABC transporter permease: MDLHIASQIARTHLMAKKRQTLVAMLGVTFGIAMFITMISFMQGVNQFLEDSALDASPHIRLYNEVNTQRPGLIEQLWPGQFNVIYHQKPKDEQARIKNGLTIAERIEREPGVLGVSPQVATQVFYNNGPIQLSGTIAGVDIERENRLYNLKTRLKSGSLSTLKTNPDGLIMGTVLARKLNVRVGDKVTVTTPKGGTRILRVVGTFGFGVGTVDNTKSYGNLSTVQEILQRDPSYITDIHIKMIDPLQAIPFGKRLRVVYGYYTEDWATANTAILAGEKIRNMLTYVVSITLLVVAGFGIYNIMNMTVINKIKDIAILKATGFDGRDIIAIFLLQAAFIGLSGGLLGLGIGFGLSYLLSITPFDAGDFLSLKTFPVIFAAKYYIMGMLFGVITTVLAGFFPSRKAAQVDPVAILRG, translated from the coding sequence ATGGATCTTCACATCGCATCGCAGATTGCCCGGACGCACCTGATGGCAAAAAAACGCCAGACGCTCGTTGCCATGCTTGGCGTAACGTTCGGCATTGCAATGTTCATCACCATGATTTCGTTTATGCAGGGGGTAAATCAGTTTCTGGAAGATTCCGCGCTGGATGCCAGCCCCCATATTCGGCTCTATAACGAAGTGAACACCCAGCGGCCGGGCCTGATCGAGCAACTTTGGCCGGGCCAGTTCAATGTTATTTACCACCAGAAACCCAAAGATGAACAGGCCCGAATCAAGAATGGTCTCACCATTGCCGAACGCATCGAACGCGAGCCCGGCGTACTTGGCGTTTCGCCACAGGTAGCCACGCAGGTGTTTTATAACAATGGCCCCATTCAGCTCTCGGGCACGATTGCCGGTGTCGATATTGAGCGTGAGAACAGGCTCTACAATTTAAAAACACGGCTCAAATCAGGAAGCCTGAGCACGTTAAAAACGAACCCCGATGGCCTGATTATGGGAACGGTTCTGGCCAGAAAACTCAACGTTCGCGTGGGCGACAAAGTAACGGTAACGACACCCAAAGGCGGTACGCGTATCCTGCGCGTAGTCGGCACGTTTGGATTTGGGGTCGGTACAGTCGACAATACCAAGAGCTATGGAAACCTGTCGACGGTGCAGGAAATTCTCCAAAGAGACCCCAGCTACATCACCGACATTCACATCAAAATGATCGATCCATTGCAGGCTATTCCGTTCGGCAAGCGGCTCCGGGTTGTTTACGGCTACTACACCGAAGATTGGGCGACAGCTAACACCGCAATTCTGGCGGGCGAAAAAATCCGTAATATGTTAACGTATGTCGTTTCGATTACCCTGCTTGTTGTGGCCGGGTTTGGCATTTACAACATTATGAACATGACGGTAATCAACAAAATCAAGGACATCGCCATCCTGAAAGCCACGGGTTTCGATGGGCGCGACATTATTGCCATTTTTCTGCTGCAGGCCGCTTTTATTGGTCTTTCGGGTGGTTTACTGGGGCTCGGCATTGGGTTTGGTTTAAGTTATCTGTTGTCCATTACGCCTTTCGATGCGGGCGACTTTTTAAGTCTGAAAACGTTTCCCGTCATTTTTGCGGCTAAATATTACATCATGGGTATGTTGTTCGGCGTCATAACTACCGTGCTGGCGGGATTTTTCCCCTCGCGCAAGGCCGCACAGGTAGACCCCGTTGCTATTTTGAGAGGTTAA
- a CDS encoding ABC transporter ATP-binding protein has translation MNTVLSAQHLNKYFYDPEKFQVLNDVTFEVQKGEFLSIVGKSGCGKSTLLYLLSTMDTDYEGNIEMAGTSLKGRSQDYLAHFRNEHLGFVFQFHFLLPEFSALQNVMLPGLKLGRYPEKQVEELAMEKLRLIGMADFARKPASKLSGGQQQRVAIARALINDPTIIMGDEPTGNLDKANTDNVFEIFRDLAGKGQTIIAVTHDPDFAAGTDRVIEMSDGMIIASHENKV, from the coding sequence ATGAATACGGTTCTTTCTGCCCAGCATCTCAACAAATACTTCTACGATCCTGAGAAATTTCAGGTGCTGAACGATGTTACGTTTGAGGTACAGAAAGGTGAATTTCTGTCAATAGTCGGCAAATCGGGTTGCGGCAAATCGACACTACTCTATTTGCTCTCAACGATGGATACGGACTATGAAGGCAACATCGAAATGGCAGGAACGTCGCTAAAAGGTCGCAGTCAGGATTATTTAGCCCATTTTCGCAATGAACACCTGGGGTTCGTGTTCCAGTTTCATTTTCTGCTGCCCGAATTCTCGGCCTTGCAGAATGTGATGTTGCCCGGATTGAAGCTCGGCCGTTATCCGGAAAAACAAGTGGAAGAGCTTGCTATGGAAAAGCTGAGACTGATTGGCATGGCCGATTTCGCCCGCAAACCCGCTAGTAAACTCTCCGGTGGACAACAACAGCGAGTGGCCATTGCCCGTGCCCTGATCAACGACCCAACTATTATTATGGGCGACGAACCAACGGGTAATTTAGATAAGGCCAATACCGATAATGTCTTTGAGATTTTTCGTGACCTTGCCGGGAAAGGCCAGACTATTATTGCGGTTACGCATGACCCCGACTTTGCTGCTGGAACCGATCGCGTCATCGAAATGTCAGACGGAATGATCATCGCAAGCCATGAAAATAAAGTTTAA
- a CDS encoding sensor histidine kinase, with the protein MKIKFNLYVELLLLWTSLGGVIARQWMIPNITWQLQLILFLASYLLFNSIWIFHYVFNEWLNRRLPFEKNIRWRIIVQVLGGWSIVKTIVIIVGYVVTTQLLTPVLSMMNKFTFIIIGLMIFLVNTVICLGFMASHLLKRWQENTVRTAQLEKEKVQVQLDSLKNQISPHFLFNSLSSLDSLIDDNPVLARQFLQQLSKVFRYVIQHKDKALVPLETELTFIKNYTSLLQTRFDGAFIVHSQINKDSLDQQIVPVTLQILIENAIKHNSISESHPLVITITTKDGYLAISNPIQRKRQVETSNGQGLENLKLLYSYLSPRPVEINSDSTFFCVRVPLLSVE; encoded by the coding sequence ATGAAAATAAAGTTTAATCTATATGTGGAGCTCCTATTGCTGTGGACTTCTCTGGGGGGAGTTATAGCTCGGCAATGGATGATTCCCAACATTACCTGGCAGCTTCAGCTCATACTTTTTCTAGCCTCCTACCTTCTTTTCAATTCGATCTGGATTTTCCACTACGTCTTTAATGAGTGGCTGAACAGGCGCTTACCTTTTGAGAAAAACATTCGCTGGCGAATAATAGTCCAGGTATTGGGCGGCTGGAGCATTGTAAAGACGATTGTTATTATCGTCGGGTATGTGGTAACGACACAATTGCTCACCCCCGTACTGTCCATGATGAACAAGTTCACGTTCATTATCATTGGTCTCATGATCTTTCTGGTCAATACGGTTATCTGTTTAGGGTTTATGGCCAGTCATTTGCTAAAACGCTGGCAGGAAAACACGGTGCGAACGGCTCAATTGGAGAAGGAAAAAGTGCAGGTTCAGTTAGACAGTCTGAAAAACCAGATCAGTCCCCATTTTCTATTCAACAGCCTCTCATCGCTGGACAGCCTGATTGACGATAACCCGGTACTGGCCCGGCAATTTCTGCAACAACTATCAAAAGTGTTCCGGTATGTTATCCAGCATAAAGATAAAGCTCTGGTGCCGCTGGAAACCGAGTTGACGTTCATCAAAAACTACACGTCTTTATTGCAGACCCGATTTGACGGTGCCTTTATCGTTCATAGTCAGATAAACAAAGATTCGCTGGATCAACAGATTGTACCCGTTACGCTTCAGATTCTAATCGAAAATGCAATCAAACACAACAGTATAAGTGAATCCCATCCGCTTGTTATTACAATCACAACAAAGGATGGTTACCTTGCTATTTCAAACCCAATTCAGCGCAAACGGCAGGTCGAAACGTCCAATGGACAGGGGCTCGAAAACCTGAAATTGCTGTACAGTTACCTGAGCCCCCGCCCGGTTGAAATAAACAGCGACAGCACATTTTTTTGCGTACGTGTGCCGCTGCTGTCAGTAGAATAG
- a CDS encoding LytR/AlgR family response regulator transcription factor has translation MTILLIEDEPLIARQLQKLVRQLEPGATIEGPLASVQSICDFLSNHKSPDLVIADIQLSDGVSFEAFRQADLNAPVIFTTAYDEYAIRAFKLNSIDYLLKPIDPDELKAALAKYHRWVASSAELGDQFRQFLAHITEKQSSPLYKRRFTGHYLRQIVSVPQEQVAYFLRDEVIYLVNMAGQKLITDYKTLDELEELVDPGCFFRASRQCLLSLNAVSGYRSHYSGKLQLHLNTPNDTLDLMVSKEKSALFRQWFEG, from the coding sequence ATGACGATCCTGCTGATTGAAGACGAACCCCTCATTGCCAGGCAGCTTCAGAAGCTGGTTCGTCAGTTGGAACCTGGCGCAACCATTGAAGGGCCACTGGCCAGCGTGCAAAGCATTTGTGATTTTCTGAGCAACCATAAATCACCAGACCTGGTCATTGCCGATATACAGCTCTCCGATGGTGTGAGTTTCGAGGCATTCCGGCAAGCCGATTTAAACGCACCGGTTATTTTCACAACGGCCTACGATGAATATGCCATTCGCGCTTTCAAACTAAACAGTATCGATTATCTGCTCAAACCCATCGACCCCGATGAGCTGAAAGCTGCATTGGCAAAGTATCATCGATGGGTAGCGAGCAGTGCCGAGTTGGGCGATCAGTTCAGGCAATTTCTGGCTCACATTACCGAAAAACAATCATCTCCGCTTTATAAACGTCGCTTTACAGGACATTACCTCCGCCAGATCGTATCCGTTCCGCAGGAGCAGGTAGCCTATTTTCTCCGCGACGAGGTAATTTATCTGGTCAATATGGCCGGTCAGAAATTGATTACAGATTATAAAACGCTTGATGAGCTGGAAGAACTCGTCGATCCAGGCTGTTTTTTTCGGGCCAGTCGGCAGTGTCTCCTCAGTCTGAATGCCGTTTCGGGCTATCGTTCCCATTACAGTGGCAAGCTTCAGTTGCATCTCAATACACCGAATGATACACTGGACTTAATGGTCAGCAAAGAGAAATCCGCCCTGTTCCGGCAATGGTTTGAAGGCTAG
- a CDS encoding M16 family metallopeptidase, with protein MQTSLLPSGQRLSVCLLTGLLTIALLLGNGSTTLAQNNSTTLPEGITKVATVEGITEYQLKNGLRVLLFPDPSKATITVNITYLVGSRHEGLGETGMAHLLEHMVFKGSTRHKNVPQELTEHGSWPNGTTWYDRTNYFETFSATDENLKWALDLESDRMVNSFIKKEDLETEFTVVRNEFEMGENSPQYVLMERVLSSAYLWHNYGKSTIGSKEDIERVPIENLKAFYQKYYQPDNAILLVAGKFDEPKTMALIDQYFSPIPKPTRLLNQPYTVEPTQDGERIVTLKRVGDTQGVAAAYHTPAGTHPDYPVLDVLMDVLTNEPSGRLYKALIENKKAAFQYGWTPALHDPGFAYFYAEVRKENSLDSARNVMMSTLDEVTRQAPTPEEVERAKTKILSGIELMFKQVDRVGLQLSEYMAAGDWRLVFLYRDAIRKVTPADVQRVAQAYLKPSNRTVGLFLPDQKPDRAEITAAPDIMALVKDYKGEQMVAAGEAFDASPANIDTRTKRGQEANGLKYALLPKSTRGNSVNMQIQLRMGDETSLANKMTAAGFTASMLERGTKTRSYQQIKDELDKLKTRAYVYSSGQSAIVSIETSKENLPAVMKIVTDYLRNPTFPEAEFNKLKEERLAQIESQKQEPQSIAFNVAERTMNPYPKGHVWYTKTFDEEIDDIKKLTINDIRQFYKDYYGTQNAVVSAVGAFDEATIRTILKNDLGKWKAAKPFTRVPLQLFADLKNKTESIQTNDKANAMLVTGMKFPMRDDDPDYPALYMANYILGDGFLNSRLATRIRQKEGVSYGVGSYVYADDNDKVANFGSYAIYNPENSERLEKAYKEEVEKLVKDGITAEELKAAKTAVLQNNQVERSQDGSLTRKLAQYLTKAEGRTFAYDTELEKRIQLLTPEQVNSVVKKYIDYNKLTIIKAGDFEKAAKKATEKAKTQPASVVGGGKND; from the coding sequence ATGCAAACCTCCCTTCTCCCTTCTGGACAGCGTCTGTCCGTCTGTTTGCTAACAGGCTTATTGACAATCGCTTTACTCCTTGGTAACGGATCAACAACCCTTGCGCAGAACAACTCGACAACCTTGCCGGAAGGCATCACGAAAGTAGCAACCGTTGAGGGCATTACGGAGTATCAGCTAAAAAATGGCCTGCGGGTTCTACTCTTCCCCGACCCATCCAAAGCAACCATCACGGTCAATATTACCTATCTGGTGGGGTCACGGCATGAGGGTCTGGGCGAAACCGGCATGGCTCACCTGCTCGAACATATGGTCTTTAAAGGCTCAACGAGGCACAAGAATGTTCCGCAGGAGTTGACCGAACACGGCTCATGGCCCAATGGTACGACCTGGTATGACCGCACGAATTATTTCGAGACATTTTCAGCAACCGACGAAAACCTGAAGTGGGCACTGGATCTTGAATCGGATCGAATGGTTAACAGTTTCATCAAAAAAGAGGACCTGGAAACCGAATTTACAGTCGTGCGTAACGAATTCGAAATGGGCGAAAATTCGCCCCAGTACGTGCTTATGGAACGCGTTCTGTCGTCGGCTTATCTATGGCACAATTATGGCAAATCGACCATCGGTTCTAAAGAAGATATCGAACGGGTACCCATTGAGAACCTGAAAGCATTTTACCAGAAATATTACCAGCCCGACAACGCCATTCTGCTGGTAGCCGGGAAATTCGACGAGCCGAAAACCATGGCATTGATTGATCAATATTTCAGCCCGATTCCCAAACCGACTCGTTTACTCAATCAGCCCTATACGGTTGAGCCAACTCAGGATGGCGAACGGATCGTTACCCTCAAACGCGTAGGCGACACGCAGGGCGTAGCGGCTGCCTATCATACGCCAGCCGGTACGCATCCCGACTATCCGGTCCTGGATGTGCTGATGGATGTTCTGACGAATGAACCCTCCGGCCGACTCTATAAAGCGCTGATTGAAAACAAGAAAGCAGCCTTCCAGTATGGCTGGACACCAGCCCTGCATGATCCCGGCTTTGCTTACTTCTACGCCGAAGTACGAAAGGAGAACTCGCTGGATTCTGCCCGCAATGTCATGATGAGTACGCTCGATGAAGTGACTCGCCAGGCGCCCACGCCCGAAGAAGTAGAACGTGCCAAAACCAAGATTCTGAGTGGTATTGAACTAATGTTCAAGCAGGTAGACCGCGTAGGACTTCAACTCAGCGAATACATGGCAGCAGGCGACTGGCGGCTGGTGTTTCTATACCGGGATGCCATTCGCAAAGTCACACCGGCCGATGTTCAACGCGTGGCGCAGGCCTATCTGAAACCCTCAAATCGAACGGTTGGTCTGTTTTTACCCGATCAGAAACCCGACAGAGCTGAAATTACGGCGGCCCCCGACATTATGGCGCTGGTCAAAGACTACAAAGGGGAGCAGATGGTAGCCGCTGGAGAAGCCTTCGATGCCTCGCCCGCCAACATCGATACCCGCACGAAACGTGGGCAGGAAGCGAACGGGTTGAAGTATGCATTACTCCCTAAAAGCACACGCGGCAATTCGGTAAACATGCAGATTCAACTCCGAATGGGCGACGAAACGAGTTTGGCCAATAAAATGACCGCGGCTGGATTTACCGCGTCCATGCTTGAACGAGGTACAAAAACCAGAAGCTATCAGCAGATTAAAGATGAACTGGATAAGTTAAAAACAAGGGCGTATGTTTATTCATCCGGTCAAAGCGCCATTGTCAGCATCGAAACGTCGAAAGAAAACTTGCCCGCTGTGATGAAGATCGTGACCGACTATCTGCGTAATCCGACTTTCCCGGAAGCCGAATTCAATAAGCTGAAAGAAGAACGGCTTGCTCAGATTGAGTCGCAGAAACAAGAGCCACAGTCTATTGCGTTCAACGTGGCAGAGCGGACAATGAACCCATATCCTAAAGGTCATGTCTGGTATACAAAGACTTTCGACGAAGAAATTGACGATATCAAAAAACTGACCATCAACGATATACGTCAATTTTACAAGGATTATTATGGCACCCAGAACGCCGTTGTATCTGCTGTTGGTGCGTTCGACGAAGCGACGATACGAACTATCCTGAAAAATGATCTGGGTAAATGGAAAGCAGCGAAACCCTTTACCCGAGTTCCATTACAGCTCTTTGCGGATCTGAAAAACAAAACCGAGTCGATTCAGACGAATGACAAGGCCAACGCCATGCTGGTGACCGGGATGAAGTTCCCGATGCGCGACGACGACCCCGACTACCCGGCTCTTTACATGGCCAACTACATTCTGGGCGATGGCTTTCTGAATTCCCGGCTGGCAACCCGGATTCGGCAAAAAGAAGGGGTTAGTTATGGAGTCGGCTCCTATGTCTACGCCGATGATAATGATAAAGTAGCCAATTTCGGATCATACGCCATCTATAATCCTGAAAATTCGGAACGGCTCGAAAAAGCCTACAAAGAAGAAGTCGAGAAACTTGTTAAGGATGGGATTACAGCCGAAGAACTGAAAGCGGCCAAAACTGCCGTTTTACAGAACAATCAGGTCGAACGTTCGCAGGATGGATCGTTGACCCGTAAATTGGCGCAATACCTCACGAAAGCAGAAGGCCGCACATTTGCCTATGATACCGAACTGGAAAAACGTATTCAGTTATTGACGCCCGAACAGGTCAATTCGGTTGTCAAAAAATACATCGACTATAACAAATTGACCATTATAAAAGCCGGCGATTTTGAAAAAGCGGCTAAAAAGGCAACCGAAAAAGCAAAAACGCAACCCGCTTCGGTGGTAGGTGGCGGTAAGAACGATTAA